caaattGGTTGCATGTAGTGGGTTAGAGGAAAGGAGGAGTCCAAGTAAGTCAGTGAGAAGTCCGCTCAAATGTACTAGACTGTTTTGCATgaagtgggtttttctttttgcttctccaAACCCTTTCATGGATCCACTAAATGAACACTTACAGGCAGTCAGTAATATCAGGAGAAATATAGCCATTTTGATACTAACATTTCTGTTACCCGGGAATTTGCTTTATTTGCAAGATGAGCCTCCAATGCCTGATTAAAGGAAACTGAGGGCTAACCTGGGTGATCCAAGAATTCCTGGACAGTTAAATAGTGTAATTCCTTTAGAAAGGGACTCTGGACCGCCTCCTCGGAGCAGCCTTAGAAGGGCAGTGAGGCTAGGGTGAGTAAGCAGGCTCCCCACGTGGGGGTGAGTCAGGGAGACTGATTCCTTAGCAGCTGGAGCACTGTGTAAGACTAGGTCACCTTTTGCGAACCGCAATAGCTATGTGTTATGCTGGTTATACTCCCGTTGAGACCAATGGCAGATGCTGGCTGTTAAAATATTTAGTGTCTGATAATGTATGATTAATGGGTAAGGAGTAGAGTAGCACTTCTTTTAATGGCTCACGCTGtaggaaagagatttaatagaATTGAAGATGAACTTAGAATGACATAGAAGATAAATCTCAGGAACATACATCTTTGGGACAGATAGCTCATTTTGTTAGAATATAGTGCTACGATTGTtattagctaacatttattaagcactcacTAAGTGGCAGGAGCTGCTTCAAGTGCTTTACATATGTTAACTTAATGCTTCTTGTGCTGTCTGTGATAATACaccagtatttgttttttaaattcccaaTGTGTCACGGACAACTGCTTTTGTggaattcaataaaaataaattactacaaaagtgaaaaaaatttaaaacgtGCAAAATTgaagctcaatttttttttttttttttttttttgagacggagtttcgctcttgttacccaggttggagtgcaatggcgagatctcagctcacagcaacctccacctcctgggttcaggcaattctcctgcctcagcctcctgagtagctgggattacgggcacgtgccaccaagcccagctaatgttttgtattttttttttagtagagatggggtttcaccatgttgaccaggatggtcttgatttcttgatcttgtgatccacccgcctcggcctcccaaaattttttgcttttttaactaTTAGATGTAAGAGACATCAAATTGGCAAAATgctataaaagttttaaatgctTACTCTTAGTTGCTCTGCTTAACTCCCTGTGGGCTAGAAACAAACCCTCACCAACTGGCGCAAGTCTACGGACTCCGTGTTGAAAAGCactgtattaactcatttaactctCCTAAAAGTTCATGACGTAGTCAGTATCTCCAttctacagaggaggaaactgaggcacaaaacaGTTATCTTGCTACTCAGGCCAAATTAGATCCTTTAGCAGTCAATTAGttttgcaaagagaaaaatatctattcCATGGTCATAGAAGAGTACCCCAACTAGTCACTGAAAAATTAAGAGTAGCACAAGAAAAGCAAGCCTTAATGAGAAAGTGTGAATGAAGTTTTATTATCCAGGCTGCTGTGGAAAAACCAGGAAAGGCATAGGCCATACTGGTGACATTTTGGAAGTGTCATTGTTGCTATATTGAGAATAGGGTGAAGTGTTTAAGACTGTGACTTAAGGGCTAGACTTCCTGGGTTAGTTTTCCTGCTTGGCCACCTACTCGCTGTGTGAACTTGTTAGTTCCAACCTAAAAGGATGGTTGGGAGGATTAACTGTGTTGTATAcgtaaagtatttttttttaatacctggcacatagtatgtgcttTTTAAGTGTTATTGGATTTGCATATGAAAAACCACCCATTGCAAAAATTTAAGATTCCTTAAATGCTTCCATCTATAGTGGTTTGACTTCTGATTAAACAAGCCTATCCTCCTTGCCTTAAACTAGAGCCCCTGGTGAAACTCAGCAGTGCTGCAGTGGTCACTGCCAGGCCTCAGGTATAGAaggacatttggggctggatagTTCTTTGTCTTGGGGAAGGGGTGATTACTGTGCGCCTAGTATGATAGCAGCATTcctggtctctacccactagatgccagtattATCCCCttccagctgtgacaaccaaaaatgtcttcagtcATTGCCAAACATCCTCTGGGAAGCAAAATtacccccagttgagaaccactgatatagagaaaagagaatattaataatagtctcatatttttatagctttttagtGTAAAAAGGTTTCTGCATGTTTCAACTcagttgggaaaaagaaaaagaggaaaaggatgaAATAgatcagaagaagaaaagagagaagggaacaggggagggaggaggaagagaaagaatgcaGAGTGCAAGGAGATGAAGTGGGGCAGACACTCGGTAAATAGCTGGGTGTTTGTGTGATCGCCCATGAGTGCATCTAGACCTGCACGTCCTCCCAGCACCCCCAACTCAACATGTTCAAAACTGAACTCAGCAGATTGTAGACAAGGAAGAGAGCTGAAGTCCATGGAGGTCTAGGATGTCACCTTGGGCAGATTCTTCTGAGTCTAGTTTCCTtgactgtaaaatgaggataacaccAAGTGCCTTAACGGACGGTTGTGAGCTGGCATGGAGCTGACCTGTCACAGTGTGCTCTTGCCCAtccttctccctccccccttGTCTCATGCCAGTCAGTTCAGGGCTAGAGTCTGGCCCTCTTCCTCCTTCACAGCACTGCCTTCTGGACAGAGGTCCTGTCCCTCACTGGCACCCAGTGCTTCTGTCCATTTGAAGCCACAATTTCATTGCTCTTGCCGCTGCCCCAATTCATGGCCAGGCCTCAACACTGCACATCTAATGTCCTGTGGGAGCTTCCTAGTTAGACTTCCTGGCTCTAAGCTCTCCCCACGCCAATCCAGATGAAACAGCACTGGGATCAAGTCACTCTAATTTAAAAAACGAACTGTTCACTGGCTCCCCGACATAAAACCTAAACTTCTTCACTTACCATTAAATGCCATCCTCTCTCCCTACTTACCACTGTCTATCTTCATAACCTTAATTCATAACCTTCATAACCATTCTATCTTCATAACCTTAATTCCCCATTGTGCcacccatctctctcttttttttagatagaatttccctctttttgcccaggctggagtgcaatggcctgatctcggctcactgcaacctctgcttcttgggttcaagttattctcctgcctcagcctcccaagtagctgagattacaggcatgcaccaccacacccagctaattttgtatttttggtagaaacgaggtttcatcatgttggccaggctggtctcaaactcctgacctcaggtgatttgcccaactctgcctcccaaagtgctgggattacagacgtgagcctctgcacccagcctgtgtttCCCATCTCTTACCAAACTGAAAAGGCAGTTATACACACCCTACGTTTTCCTACGGGGCCCCTTCCTGGTGCTATTCATCTTCCCGGGATTCCCTTCCTAAATCTACACAGTCTATCCCCATCCCTCAAGGGCTATTCACTTGTTAACTTCCTTCATGAAGCCTAACCTCCTCTTCTTGGACATGTGCAGTTGTCCCTTGTTATCATCAGAGGATTGGTCCCAGGaccctgcagataccaaaatccatggacaCTCAAATCCTTtacaaaatactacaaaataatgtagtatttgcatataatctatgtgtatcttcccatatactttaaagtaactctagattacttaaaatacctaatacaatgtaaatgctatggaaatagttgttatatatatattttaaaatatatagtataaaatacatatactatatattttaaatttgtctcattttttattggtttctttCTCAAATAATTTTGATCATTGGTTGATCGAATTCACATATGCAGAACCCAAGGATGTGGAGGGCTGAGTATACTCAGTCTCTGTCATCTCTGAACTCTCATAGCATTTTATCTGTGTCTATTAAATGGCATTTATGTCTTTCTATCCTGTGTCATAGATATCTATATGTGTTTATCTCTTACCTCCCATTCAACTGGGGGCTCCTTGAAGACCCAATATGTACAGATTGATTTTCATATCTTCTGTGGGGCCTagcacaataaatatttacctaGTATGTATAAGCCATATAAATAACATTAGCTGTCATACGTTTTCTATGTACTAATTTCTATCTGCttaactaaactttttttttttttttttttttttttttttttttttagtagagacggggtttcaccatgttgaccaggatggtcttgatctcttgaccttgtgatccacccgcctcggcctcccaaagtgctgggattacaggcttgagccaccgcgcccggctaactaAACTTTATAACGGTTAATAAAAGAAACAGGGTGGGGCTGTGGTGCTGCGTAGAAATGTCAGAGAAAAATTCCTTGGACAGCGGCGTCGAGTCAGCTGAGAGAACTCTTTGCACAGTTTGGCCATATAAAAAGGTGTATCGTACCTTTTGACAAGGAGACTGGTTTTCACAGAGGTATGGGTTGGGTTCAGTTTTCTTCAGAAGAACAACTTCAGAATGCACTACAACAGGAAAATCATATTCTAGATGGAGTAAAGCTCCAGGTTCAAGCTCAAAGGCCACAAATTTTGCAAATACCTGATGAAGAGAAAGATTTTTGAGACTGCCAGCCTATTAAATAAAGTTAATGTAAccggaaaacaaacaaacaaacagagaaacaaaaaaacagggaggaggtggagatAGCCAAAGGTTGGTTAAGGGATATAAAAGTGAtggaggagccgggcgcggtggctcaagcctgtaatcccagcactttgggaggctgagacgggtggatcacgaggtcaagagatcgagcccatcctggtcaacagggtgaaaccccgtctctacaaaacattagctgggcatggtggcgcgtgcctgtaatcccagctactcaggaggctgaggcaggagaattgcctgaacccaggaggcggaggttgtggtgagccg
This genomic interval from Saimiri boliviensis isolate mSaiBol1 chromosome 14, mSaiBol1.pri, whole genome shotgun sequence contains the following:
- the LOC120361583 gene encoding SRA stem-loop-interacting RNA-binding protein, mitochondrial-like, which produces MSYEVAHEVSLLNPLTLSLKCQRKIPWTAASSQLRELFAQFGHIKRCIVPFDKETGFHRGMGWVQFSSEEQLQNALQQENHILDGVKLQVQAQRPQILQIPDEEKDF